In the genome of Gloeomargarita sp. SRBZ-1_bins_9, one region contains:
- the groL gene encoding chaperonin GroEL (60 kDa chaperone family; promotes refolding of misfolded polypeptides especially under stressful conditions; forms two stacked rings of heptamers to form a barrel-shaped 14mer; ends can be capped by GroES; misfolded proteins enter the barrel where they are refolded when GroES binds) → MAKKILYHEDARRALEKGMDTLAEAVAVTLGPKGRNVVLEKKFGAPQIINDGVTIAKEIELEDHVENTGVALIRQAASKTNDVAGDGTTTATVLAHAMVKEGMRNVAAGANPIALKRGIDKATQFVVEKIAAHARPVEDSKAIAQVAAISAGNDEEVGKMIAEAMDKVGKEGVISLEEGKSTTTELEVTEGMRFDKGYISPYFATDPERMEAILEDALVLITDKKITLVQDLVPVLEQVARAGKPLLIIAEDIEKEALATLVVNKLRGVLNVAAVKAPGFGDRRKAMLQDIAILTGGQVISEETGTKLDSVRMDMLGKARRVTVTKDHTTIIAEGNEAAVKARCEQIRRQIEETDSTYDKEKLQERLAKLAGGVAVIKVGAATETEMKDKKLRLEDAINATKAAVEEGIVPGGGTTLAHLAPELEAWAKQNLTEEELTGALIVSRALMAPLMRIAENAGVNGAVIADQVKDKPFDVGYDAARGIFTNMFEAGIVDPAKVTRSALQNAASIAGMVLTTECIVVDKPEPKEKAPAGGGGGGDFDY, encoded by the coding sequence ATGGCGAAAAAGATTCTCTATCATGAAGACGCCCGCCGCGCTCTGGAAAAGGGGATGGACACCCTGGCGGAGGCGGTGGCGGTCACCCTCGGTCCCAAGGGGCGCAACGTGGTGCTGGAAAAGAAATTCGGCGCGCCCCAGATCATCAATGACGGCGTGACCATCGCCAAGGAAATTGAACTGGAAGACCACGTGGAAAACACCGGCGTGGCCCTGATCCGGCAAGCGGCCTCCAAGACCAATGATGTAGCCGGTGACGGGACCACCACGGCGACCGTCCTGGCCCATGCCATGGTGAAGGAAGGGATGCGCAACGTGGCCGCCGGTGCCAACCCCATTGCCCTGAAGCGGGGGATCGACAAGGCCACCCAATTCGTGGTGGAAAAAATTGCCGCCCATGCCCGCCCAGTGGAAGACTCCAAGGCCATTGCCCAGGTGGCGGCCATCTCCGCTGGGAATGACGAAGAGGTGGGCAAGATGATTGCCGAAGCCATGGACAAGGTGGGCAAGGAAGGGGTGATCTCCCTAGAGGAAGGCAAGTCCACCACCACCGAACTGGAGGTCACCGAGGGGATGCGCTTTGACAAGGGGTATATTTCCCCCTACTTTGCCACCGACCCCGAGCGGATGGAGGCCATCCTGGAAGACGCCCTGGTGCTGATCACCGACAAGAAAATCACCCTGGTGCAAGACCTGGTGCCGGTACTGGAGCAAGTGGCCCGAGCCGGCAAGCCCCTGTTGATCATCGCCGAGGACATTGAAAAAGAAGCCCTGGCCACCCTAGTGGTGAACAAGCTGCGGGGTGTTTTGAACGTGGCGGCGGTGAAGGCCCCGGGCTTTGGCGACCGGCGGAAGGCCATGTTGCAGGACATCGCCATCCTCACCGGTGGGCAGGTGATCTCCGAAGAAACCGGGACCAAACTCGACAGCGTGCGCATGGACATGCTGGGGAAAGCCCGGCGGGTGACCGTCACCAAGGACCACACCACCATCATTGCCGAAGGGAACGAAGCGGCGGTGAAAGCCCGGTGCGAGCAAATTCGCCGGCAAATTGAAGAGACCGACTCCACCTACGACAAGGAAAAACTGCAAGAACGGCTAGCGAAACTGGCCGGTGGGGTGGCGGTGATCAAAGTCGGTGCGGCGACGGAAACCGAAATGAAGGACAAGAAGCTGCGCCTGGAGGACGCCATCAACGCCACCAAGGCTGCGGTGGAGGAAGGGATCGTGCCCGGCGGGGGGACAACCCTGGCCCACCTGGCGCCGGAACTGGAGGCCTGGGCCAAGCAGAACCTCACGGAGGAGGAACTGACCGGTGCCCTGATCGTCAGCCGTGCCCTGATGGCGCCCCTGATGCGCATTGCCGAAAACGCTGGGGTCAACGGGGCAGTGATTGCCGACCAGGTCAAGGACAAGCCCTTCGACGTGGGTTACGATGCGGCCCGGGGTATCTTCACCAACATGTTTGAAGCGGGGATTGTGGACCCGGCCAAGGTGACCCGTTCCGCCCTGCAAAATGCCGCTTCCATTGCCGGGATGGTGCTGACCACCGAATGTATTGTGGTGGACAAGCCCGAACCCAAGGAAAAAGCTCCGGCCGGTGGCGGGGGTGGCGGTGACTTCGACTACTAA
- a CDS encoding sulfite exporter TauE/SafE family protein, with protein MQVLFGYGLALLIGVSLGLIGGGGSVLTVPVLVYVMGVKPTLATAYSLFIVGVTALVGSLDYFRKKLVSVPTAVVFGLPALVAVFLVRRFLIPAIPERLVQFGPWTLTRDILLMLIFAVLMLLAALSMIRNGQADQADRGAASHGSRFHLPLIFAEGVVVGSLTGLVGAGGGFLIIPALVVLGGLPMKMAVGTSLLIITVKSLIGFVGDVQNPNLQMDWGLLLLFSLVAILGIFLGSYWSNFVSNRQLKKGFGWFVAVMGVYILIKEIRGL; from the coding sequence ATGCAAGTCCTTTTCGGCTATGGGTTGGCGTTGCTGATCGGCGTTTCCTTGGGGTTAATCGGCGGGGGCGGTTCGGTCTTAACGGTGCCGGTTTTGGTGTATGTGATGGGGGTCAAGCCCACCCTGGCGACGGCCTACTCCCTGTTTATTGTAGGGGTGACGGCCCTGGTGGGTTCCCTGGATTATTTCCGCAAAAAGTTGGTCAGTGTCCCAACGGCGGTGGTCTTTGGCCTTCCGGCCCTGGTGGCGGTTTTCCTGGTGCGGCGCTTTTTGATACCGGCTATCCCTGAGCGCCTTGTCCAGTTCGGCCCCTGGACCTTGACGCGCGATATCTTACTCATGCTGATTTTTGCGGTGTTGATGCTGTTGGCGGCCCTGTCTATGATCCGCAATGGCCAGGCTGACCAGGCTGACCGGGGAGCTGCCTCCCATGGGTCGCGCTTCCATTTGCCGCTGATTTTTGCCGAGGGGGTAGTGGTGGGTTCCCTGACGGGGCTGGTGGGCGCCGGGGGTGGTTTTTTAATCATTCCGGCTTTGGTGGTGCTGGGGGGATTGCCCATGAAGATGGCGGTGGGAACCTCCCTGCTGATTATTACCGTTAAGTCCCTGATCGGTTTTGTGGGGGATGTGCAGAATCCGAACCTACAGATGGATTGGGGCCTGCTGCTGCTGTTTTCCCTGGTGGCGATCCTCGGCATCTTCCTTGGCTCTTACTGGTCCAATTTCGTTTCCAATCGCCAGCTCAAGAAAGGATTTGGCTGGTTTGTGGCGGTGATGGGGGTTTACATTCTCATCAAGGAAATCCGGGGACTTTGA
- a CDS encoding FAD/NAD(P)-binding oxidoreductase, with protein MSPTSVPDVIVAEGQGTAVTEQRATRHHQIVIVGGGAAGVSVAAQLLKRRRGLDLAVIEPSDKHYYQPGWTLVGGGIRPLRDFIRPEQEVLPPGTAWIQDKVVQLDPDHRTVLTASGLAVTYDYLIVCPGIHINWEGIKGLKEALGKGGVTSNYSKDYAPYTWETIRHFKGGTAIFTQPATPIKCGGAPQKIMYMADDYFKSKSGVGVNTTVMFCTAAGGMFAVPEYAATLEQVVVRRGIVVKYKHNLKEIRPETREAIFEVTTDGGVEEVSLHYDMIHVTPPMGAPDFVKNSPLAGPGGWVEVDKHTLQHVRYPEVFSLGDASSLPTSKTAAAARKQAPVVAQNLLALMDGQPLPARYDGYTCCPLITGYNSAIMAEFGYDGKLLPSFPLDPTQERYSMYLAKVHVLPWLYWNRMLKGKAFEADIFKPINRLVHRR; from the coding sequence GTGTCGCCAACGTCAGTACCGGATGTGATTGTGGCTGAGGGTCAGGGGACGGCCGTAACCGAACAACGGGCTACGCGGCATCACCAAATTGTCATTGTCGGCGGGGGTGCAGCGGGGGTCAGTGTTGCGGCGCAACTGCTCAAGCGGCGGCGGGGGTTGGACCTTGCCGTGATCGAACCGTCGGACAAGCATTATTACCAGCCGGGTTGGACTCTGGTGGGCGGGGGGATTCGGCCCTTGCGGGATTTTATTCGTCCGGAGCAGGAGGTGTTGCCGCCGGGCACAGCCTGGATTCAAGATAAGGTGGTACAACTGGACCCGGACCACCGTACGGTGCTCACAGCCTCCGGTTTGGCGGTTACCTATGATTACTTGATTGTTTGTCCGGGGATTCACATCAACTGGGAAGGGATTAAAGGTTTAAAAGAAGCGTTAGGTAAAGGGGGCGTCACCAGCAATTACTCCAAAGATTATGCCCCTTACACCTGGGAAACCATTCGCCACTTTAAGGGGGGAACGGCGATTTTCACCCAGCCGGCCACGCCCATCAAATGCGGGGGTGCGCCCCAAAAAATCATGTACATGGCGGATGATTATTTCAAGAGCAAAAGCGGCGTTGGGGTGAACACCACGGTCATGTTCTGCACGGCTGCCGGGGGGATGTTTGCGGTGCCGGAGTACGCTGCAACCCTAGAGCAGGTGGTGGTCCGGCGGGGCATTGTGGTGAAGTACAAACACAACCTCAAGGAAATTCGGCCGGAGACCCGGGAGGCCATCTTTGAGGTGACCACCGACGGGGGGGTGGAAGAAGTCAGCCTGCACTACGACATGATTCATGTGACACCGCCGATGGGGGCGCCGGATTTTGTCAAAAACAGTCCCTTGGCGGGTCCGGGGGGCTGGGTGGAGGTGGACAAACACACCCTACAACATGTGCGCTACCCCGAGGTCTTTTCTTTGGGGGATGCCTCTTCCCTGCCTACGTCCAAAACGGCGGCGGCGGCTCGGAAGCAGGCACCGGTGGTGGCGCAAAACCTGCTGGCGTTGATGGATGGGCAACCCTTGCCGGCCCGTTATGACGGCTATACCTGCTGTCCTTTGATCACGGGCTACAACTCGGCGATCATGGCGGAGTTTGGCTATGACGGCAAGCTGCTGCCCTCATTCCCCTTAGACCCCACCCAGGAGCGGTATTCGATGTACTTGGCCAAGGTGCATGTCCTCCCCTGGCTATACTGGAACCGCATGTTGAAGGGCAAGGCCTTTGAGGCGGACATCTTCAAGCCCATTAATCGGCTGGTGCATCGGCGCTAG
- a CDS encoding proteasome-type protease yields MTYCLGILTRQGLVMAADSRTHAGVDYISTYRKLFDFSVPGQRVLLLCTSGNLAMTQAVVAQLRQDIHQQLPENLHTIGCLYEVAAYLGKKIRKLQEEHRPWLERDHIDYQCNFLLGGQIPGEDPQLFLIYPQGNCIHATPETPFLQIGETKYGKPILDRTLTYETPLVAAAKCALLSLDSTMKSNISVGPPIHLVAYERDSFQVLYRLELGLGDPYLLEMRRFWERSLKEAFAQVPDPHWHTQPPADSPDDPLL; encoded by the coding sequence ATGACCTACTGTTTAGGCATCTTGACCCGGCAGGGATTGGTGATGGCCGCCGATTCCCGCACCCACGCCGGCGTAGACTACATTTCCACCTACCGCAAACTCTTTGACTTTTCCGTGCCGGGACAGCGGGTGCTGTTGCTGTGTACCTCAGGCAATTTAGCCATGACCCAGGCGGTGGTGGCCCAACTGCGGCAGGACATTCACCAACAGTTGCCGGAAAACCTCCACACCATTGGCTGCCTGTACGAAGTGGCGGCCTATTTAGGCAAAAAAATCCGCAAACTCCAGGAGGAGCACCGGCCCTGGCTCGAGCGAGACCACATTGATTACCAGTGCAACTTCCTGTTGGGGGGCCAAATTCCTGGGGAGGACCCGCAACTGTTTCTCATCTATCCCCAGGGCAACTGCATCCACGCCACCCCGGAGACCCCTTTTTTGCAAATCGGGGAGACCAAATACGGCAAGCCCATCCTGGACCGCACCCTCACCTACGAAACCCCCCTGGTAGCCGCCGCCAAGTGCGCCCTGCTGTCATTGGACTCCACCATGAAATCCAATATTTCCGTTGGCCCCCCCATTCACCTGGTGGCCTACGAGCGGGATAGCTTTCAGGTGCTCTACCGGCTGGAGCTGGGGTTAGGGGACCCCTACCTGCTGGAGATGCGCCGCTTTTGGGAACGGTCCCTCAAGGAGGCCTTTGCCCAGGTTCCCGACCCCCACTGGCACACCCAGCCCCCCGCCGATAGCCCTGACGACCCCCTGCTCTAG
- the uvrB gene encoding excinuclease ABC subunit UvrB, with translation MSRPFHLQAPFAPTGDQPQAIAQLVRGLQAGYRYQTLLGATGTGKTFVMANVIAQVGRPTLVLAHNKTLAAQLCNELREFFPHNAVEYFISYYDYYQPEAYIPVTDTYIAKSASINDEIDMLRHSATRSLFERRDVIVVASISCIYGLGIPSEYLKAAVHLAVGLSVAPTQVVQALVNIQYDRNDRELGRGKFRLRGDVLEIGPAYEDRVIRVAFWGDEIERIELRDPLTGAVLETLDAINIYPARHFVTPPEQLERACQAIEQELEERLAALEAQGKLLEAQRLKQRTRYDLELLRTVGYCNGVENYSRHLAGRPPGSPPECLVDYFPADWLLIVDESHVTVPQLRGMYEGDQSRKQVLIEHGFRLPSAADNRPLKAEEFWAKVNQCIFVSATPGDWELAVSEQVVELIIRPTGVLDPEILVRPTVNQVEDLTGEVYRRVERGEKVLVTTLTKRMAEDLTSYWQEQGLRVRYLHSEIDAIGRIEILQGLRADECDVIVGVNLLREGLDLPEVSLVAILDADKEGFLRSERSLIQTIGRAARHVNGQAILYADILTESMQKAIQETRRRRQKQLAYNQAHGLTPQPIRRKPANRILQTLEFSRRVQAKETPATYQATPMAAADISAHIQELEQKMREAARRLEFEQAARYRDQIQQLKQHLAAP, from the coding sequence ATGAGCCGTCCCTTTCACCTACAGGCGCCGTTTGCCCCCACGGGAGACCAGCCCCAGGCCATCGCGCAGTTGGTGCGGGGTCTCCAGGCCGGCTATCGCTACCAAACCCTGTTGGGGGCGACCGGCACCGGCAAAACCTTTGTCATGGCCAATGTCATTGCCCAGGTGGGACGTCCTACCCTGGTGCTGGCCCACAACAAAACTCTGGCGGCCCAACTGTGCAACGAACTGCGGGAATTCTTCCCCCACAACGCCGTCGAGTACTTCATCAGCTATTACGACTACTATCAACCGGAGGCGTATATCCCGGTCACCGACACCTACATCGCCAAAAGCGCCTCCATTAACGACGAGATTGACATGCTACGCCACTCGGCCACCCGGTCTTTGTTTGAACGGCGGGATGTGATCGTGGTGGCCTCCATCAGTTGCATCTATGGGTTGGGGATTCCCAGCGAGTATTTGAAGGCGGCGGTGCATTTGGCGGTGGGGCTGAGTGTGGCGCCGACGCAGGTGGTCCAGGCCCTGGTGAATATCCAGTACGACCGCAACGATAGGGAACTGGGGCGGGGCAAATTCCGGCTGCGGGGGGATGTGCTGGAAATCGGTCCGGCCTACGAAGACCGGGTAATCCGGGTGGCATTTTGGGGGGATGAAATCGAACGCATCGAGCTGCGGGACCCCCTGACGGGCGCGGTGTTGGAAACCCTAGACGCCATTAACATTTACCCGGCCCGCCACTTCGTCACCCCGCCGGAGCAGTTGGAACGGGCCTGTCAGGCCATCGAACAGGAACTGGAGGAACGGCTGGCGGCACTGGAAGCCCAGGGCAAACTCCTGGAGGCCCAACGGCTGAAGCAACGCACCCGCTATGACCTGGAGTTACTGCGTACGGTGGGCTATTGCAACGGGGTAGAAAATTACTCGCGCCACTTAGCGGGCCGGCCCCCCGGTTCTCCCCCCGAATGCCTGGTGGACTATTTCCCCGCCGACTGGTTGCTGATCGTAGATGAATCCCACGTCACCGTGCCGCAACTGCGGGGCATGTACGAAGGGGACCAATCCCGTAAGCAGGTGCTGATTGAGCACGGGTTTCGCCTGCCCAGCGCCGCCGACAACCGCCCCCTGAAAGCGGAAGAATTCTGGGCCAAGGTCAACCAGTGCATCTTTGTCTCGGCCACCCCGGGGGACTGGGAACTGGCGGTGTCCGAACAGGTGGTGGAATTGATCATCCGCCCCACCGGCGTACTGGACCCGGAAATCCTGGTGCGGCCCACGGTCAACCAGGTGGAGGACCTCACCGGCGAGGTGTACCGGCGGGTGGAACGGGGGGAAAAGGTGCTGGTGACCACCTTGACCAAACGCATGGCCGAAGACCTGACCAGCTACTGGCAGGAGCAGGGGTTACGGGTGCGCTACCTGCACTCGGAAATTGACGCCATTGGTCGCATCGAAATTCTACAGGGGCTGCGGGCCGATGAATGCGACGTGATTGTGGGGGTGAACCTGCTGCGGGAGGGGTTGGATTTGCCGGAGGTCTCCCTGGTGGCCATTCTGGATGCGGATAAGGAGGGTTTTTTGCGGTCAGAGCGCTCCCTCATCCAAACCATCGGCCGGGCGGCGCGCCATGTCAACGGCCAAGCCATTTTATACGCCGACATCCTCACCGAAAGCATGCAAAAGGCCATCCAAGAAACCCGACGCCGCCGGCAAAAACAACTGGCCTACAACCAGGCCCACGGCCTCACCCCCCAGCCCATCCGGCGCAAACCGGCCAACCGCATCCTCCAAACCCTGGAGTTCTCCCGTCGGGTGCAGGCCAAAGAGACCCCAGCAACCTACCAAGCGACACCCATGGCCGCCGCCGATATATCTGCCCACATCCAGGAGTTAGAGCAGAAAATGCGCGAGGCCGCTCGCCGCTTAGAATTTGAACAGGCAGCCCGTTACCGAGACCAAATCCAGCAGCTCAAGCAACACCTTGCCGCCCCGTAA
- the clpS gene encoding ATP-dependent Clp protease adapter ClpS has product MAVMMSTQVLPEKGRQATTKHYPNYKVIVLNDDVNTFEHVARCLMQYIPGMTPDRAWELTNQVHYEGQAVVWVGPQEPAELYHEQLQRAGLTMAPLEPA; this is encoded by the coding sequence ATGGCTGTGATGATGTCCACCCAAGTCCTACCGGAAAAAGGCCGTCAAGCCACAACCAAGCACTATCCCAACTACAAAGTGATCGTACTCAACGACGACGTCAACACCTTTGAGCACGTGGCCCGGTGCCTGATGCAGTACATTCCCGGCATGACCCCGGACCGGGCCTGGGAACTCACCAACCAGGTGCACTACGAAGGTCAAGCCGTGGTCTGGGTTGGTCCCCAGGAACCGGCGGAACTCTACCATGAACAACTCCAACGGGCCGGTCTGACCATGGCTCCCCTAGAACCCGCATGA